Proteins encoded together in one Lathyrus oleraceus cultivar Zhongwan6 chromosome 5, CAAS_Psat_ZW6_1.0, whole genome shotgun sequence window:
- the LOC127083756 gene encoding uncharacterized protein LOC127083756 → MTVTKRPIYAATKWLRRQPPKIKLFLAVLAGLIALLFLRMVVEDHDNLFIAAELVHAVGICLLIYKLAQEKTCAGLSLKSQELTAIFLAVRLYCSFVMEYDIHTLLDSATLATTLWVIYMIRFKLKSSYMDDKDNLAIYYVVVPCAVLSLLIHPKTQHLAINQILWAFCVYLEAVSVLPQLQVMQNTKIVEPFTAHYVFALGIARFLSCAHWVLQVIDSRGQLLTALGYGLWPSLVLVSEIIQTFILADFCYYYIKSLVGGQLVVRLPSGVV, encoded by the exons ATGACGGTAACGAAGCGACCGATCTACGCCGCCACTAAATGGCTTCGCCGGCAACCGCCCAAAATAAAGCTATTTCTCGCGGTTCTCGCCGGACTTATAGCTCTGCTTTTTCTTCGCATGGTTGTTGAAGACCACGACAACCTCTTCATAGCGGCTGAGCTTGTGCATGCAGTGGGAATTTGCCTCCTCATTTACAAACTCGCTCAGGAAAAAACATGCGCCG GACTCTCACTTAAATCACAGGAACTCACAGCTATTTTTCTAGCTGTCAGACTATACTGCAGTTTTGTCATGGAATACGATATACATACCTTACTCGATTCTGCAACATTGGCGACGACCCTCTGGGTTATTTATATGATACGTTTTAAACTGAAATCCAGTTATATGGATGATAAGGACAATCTTGCAATATACTATGTG GTGGTACCGTGTGCTGTGCTGTCTTTGCTCATTCATCCAAAAACCCAGCATCTTGCTATCAACCAGATTTTATGGGCTTTTTGTGTTTATCTTGAAGCTGTATCAGTTCTACCTCAATTGCAAGTCATGCAGAACACTAAG ATTGTGGAACCATTCACAGCACACTATGTTTTTGCCCTTGGAATTGCAAGGTTCTTGAGTTGTGCACATTGGGTCCTCCAG GTAATAGATTCTCGCGGTCAACTACTAACTGCTTTGGGTTATGGATTGTGGCCTTCTTTGGTACTTGTATCAGAAATTATCCAAACCTTCATCCTGGCAGATTTCTGCTACTACTACATCAAGAG cCTTGTTGGGGGACAACTTGTTGTTCGGCTTCCTTCTGGAGTTGTGTAA